The Candidatus Baltobacteraceae bacterium genome includes a region encoding these proteins:
- a CDS encoding substrate-binding domain-containing protein, which yields MKTPRPLIAAAALAALLAACSNSGSSSSSTTSTTTTAGSGHASKTIGVSIQNLEAQFYQDMEAGMKSEAAKYGYAITFVDANRDSAKQQAQVEDFISKKVDAIVLTPYDSKAIGSAIVEANNAKIPVFTADIANTSNQGKVIAHVASDNVQGGAQAGKLICQAVKSGNVAILDEPEVTSVQDRVKGFKAALAQNCPSVKIVADVDAGGTRSKANSDMGDILQAHKNLKGVFGVNDDSALGAVTAIKAAGATGIAVVGFDASPEARAAIKSGDMYGDAIQHPDQIGAKTIDAIHAYFTGAKVPVTTGIPVGTYTKANAQ from the coding sequence TTGAAGACCCCCCGTCCGCTCATCGCGGCCGCCGCCCTGGCGGCGTTGCTGGCCGCGTGTTCCAACTCAGGATCGTCGAGTTCGTCGACCACCAGCACCACGACGACCGCGGGCTCCGGCCACGCGTCGAAGACGATCGGCGTTTCGATTCAAAACCTCGAGGCGCAGTTCTACCAGGATATGGAAGCCGGCATGAAATCCGAGGCGGCCAAATACGGTTATGCCATCACCTTCGTGGACGCCAATCGCGATAGCGCAAAACAGCAGGCGCAAGTCGAGGACTTCATCTCCAAAAAGGTCGACGCGATCGTGTTGACGCCGTACGATTCAAAAGCTATCGGCAGCGCCATCGTCGAGGCGAACAATGCGAAGATTCCGGTCTTTACGGCCGATATCGCGAATACGAGCAATCAAGGCAAAGTCATCGCGCACGTCGCCTCCGACAACGTGCAGGGCGGCGCGCAGGCCGGCAAGCTGATCTGCCAGGCCGTCAAATCGGGCAACGTGGCGATCTTGGACGAGCCCGAGGTCACGAGCGTTCAGGATCGCGTTAAAGGCTTCAAGGCTGCGCTCGCGCAGAATTGTCCGAGCGTGAAGATCGTGGCCGACGTCGATGCCGGCGGAACGCGATCGAAAGCCAATAGCGACATGGGCGACATTCTGCAGGCGCATAAGAATCTCAAAGGCGTCTTCGGCGTGAACGACGATTCGGCGCTCGGTGCCGTAACCGCCATTAAAGCCGCCGGCGCAACGGGAATCGCCGTGGTTGGATTCGATGCATCGCCCGAGGCGCGGGCGGCGATCAAGAGCGGCGACATGTACGGCGATGCGATCCAGCATCCCGATCAAATCGGCGCCAAGACGATCGACGCGATTCACGCCTACTTTACGGGTGCGAAAGTGCCGGTGACGACCGGTATTCCGGTCGGGACCTACACCAAAGCCAACGCTCAGTAG